GGGACACCCACTCAATCCACCCTGAAGCTGTTACAATTAATTAACCCTCAAACTGCCTGGTGAGATAGGTCAGTATTAAAACCTAAAAAGGGGGCATAAAGCAAATTACAAATTCAAAGACTATCCCATGctaaaaagtattattatttttttccacatgGAAATCAGTCACTGAAAAGACTTACTCCAGGTGTGGGAAAGAGCAGGGATTTAGACATTCATGCCTCTGTTTTGAGTCTTGGGTTCTGATCATTGTTGCTTCCCATTGCTTATCTTGGCTCCTGGCTGATTTTCACGGGTCCCCAGTGCGCTATCATAGGAGCTACTCCCCCTTTTCTAGGTGGGTTGTAACCTGTCTTTCCCACCTTGGAGCAACCCATTGTCAGGCCTCTAACCCAGCTCCCTCTACAGTTTACAGGCTGGTGACCTACATCTTTGTGTATGAGAATCCAGTTTCCCTGCTCTGTGGTGCTATCATCATCTGGCGCTTTGCTGGCAATTTTGAGAGAACCGTGGGCACCGTCCGGCACTGCTTCTTCACCGTGATCTTCGCCCTCATCTCCGCTATCATCTACTTGTCATTTGAGGCCGTGTCATCGCTGTTGAagttgggggaggtggaggatgCCAGAGGCTTCACCCCAGTGGCTTTTGCCATGCTGGGAGTCAGTGTTGTCCGCTCCCGGATGAGGAGGGCCCTGGTGTTCGGCATGGTTGTGCCCTCAGTCCTGGTGCCGTggctcctgctctgtgcctcctggCTCATTCCTCAGACCTCTTTTCTCAGTAATGTCTGTGGACTTGGAGTTGGGCTAGCATGTATCCTTCCTGGAAGGGAATGATAGAACCTTGACATCCCAAAGAGTAAACCAAGTTGGAGAGTCTAGAGGGGTCATGTAGGTAGAGCCATGGGGTCAGATGTAGGTAATCTGAGTTATAGCTTTCAGCTTTGAAAACCACACGGCCTTGGGTAGATCTGTTGTTTCCCTCTTCTAGGCTAGAATTTCCTCTTCTGGAAAATATCAGTACAGCTCTCTCTTCATGCCAGTGTAGTGTTACCAGTTAGTAAAATATTCTGATttaaccctggccggtgtggctcagtggttggaacatTGGCCCAttcaccaaagggtctcgggttcgagtccggtcaagggcatatacctaaaTTGCAGGTTTAGTCCTTCCCCCGGTCGTGgccaagtgcaggaggcaactaattgatgtgtctctctcacattgatgtttctctctccctctctctctcccttcttccactctctctaaaaatcaattgaaaaaatatccttgggtgaggattaacaacaaaaatttctgatttgatttttccccccttgtaAACTAAGGTGTAAGTGTACATTTGACTAATTATGTTATGAGTTTTCATTAGAAGAATCTGAAATATTCATGAGCTGGAGATGTTCCatgaaaggaatagaaaacagaTTTGTTTGTCTTAATTTTGTTTGGTTTAGTCTTTTTCTcatagaacacacacacatgcatgcgtGTGCACAACAAAAACCACCCACTTTTTTTTATGATAAGCTTTTACCATATGGGTGGTTAAAAACTTAGGACAAGCCTTATATTCCTTGTATAAATATTCTGGCAATTGGGGGggatctaaaatatttattttattattattttaaaatatgtttttattgatttgagagagagagggaaagagaaaggaacatcaatgtgagagaaacattcatcagctacctcctgcatgccccctactaggaatctaacccgtaacccgggcatatgccctgaccagaaattgaacctgtaacTTTGGGAcgacactcagccaactgagccacactggccagggcaggttacTCTTTTAAACATTAGAATTGGTAGTGTTGGAGTTAGATAGGTACATTTCTAAAATCACTTTTAATTTGTGATTCAATTATCTATTGGGATAGATAGTATATAAATACACATTGATAACATAgctgctatttttaatttaattgattttaaaccttcctaatatgaaaattgaaacCTAAATACTCCCATATAAGCACTATTTTAACTGCATTCTACAAATTTTGGTTTGTTGTGTCATCGCTCAgttaaaagtattttctaattttccttgggatttcttctttgacccagggTTTATTTATAAGTGAGTTGCTTAATTTCTAAATGTTTGGTGATTTTCCAGATTTCTTTTTgatattgatttctaattttatttcatgaGGTAAGAGACTATCCTTAGTAATTTTACAGCTCTTTTAACTTCAGTTCTGGCCCAGCAGTTGGTACATCTTGGTGAATGTTCTATGTGTACGTGAAAAGAAGGTGCATTCTGCAGTTGGTGGGTATGAAGTTTAATATATGCCAGTTAGGTCAAGACACAGCAGAAGGAGAGGGCAGAGCCTTCTCCTTATACTTGTTCTCTCAATTACTAAGAGAACTGTTGAAATCAAACTAAAATTgtggatttcttttttcctttcagttctcATTAGTTTTTGCTTCAAATATTTTGAAACTCTATAATTGGATGCATACACATTTAGGATTGTTATGTCATCTTAATGAGttcccttttatcattatgaaatagaCCCCTTTATTCTATGTTAATATTCTTTGCCCTAAAGTCTTCATTGTCTAATACTAATAGTTATTCCAACTTTCTACTTTCTTAAAATTGGGATTTGcatggtatatattttttcatccttatatttttaatatgtcttcATATTCAAAGCTTGTTTCTTATAGATAGCATATAGTTGCTTCTCTaatctttgccttttattttttgatatatttttattaattttagaggagaagaagggagaggaagagagagatagaaacatcaatgtgagagcaaaacattgattggctgcctcctgcacaatccccacctgggattgagcccgcaacctgggcacgtgccttgactgggaatcgaacctgcaacccctccgtgcctgggatgatgcccaacaaactgacccacaccggccagggctctgccctctcctTTTGCTGGGCCTTGTCCCCTCTGAGGTATAGGGGATAGAAACTCAAATTTTGTTTTCCCCTGAGCTTGAAAAACCAATCAGAGTTTATGGTGGAAAAAGCACTAATGCCCCTGTGAATTAAATGTGGGAACCTGTATTCTTCTCTGGGGAGTGTTCAGCACTCCTCTCTAGCTGCCTCCAATTTTACTTAATATGCCAACCTCAGATGGCCTCACATACTGCTATTCCTTCGACATCTCAGAGAACATAGCATTGAAGCTTGACCAGAAGTTCCCTTTCAGCCTTATGAGGAGGATTTCGATATTCAAATACATCTCAGGTTCTTCAGCCGAAAGAAGAGCAGCCCGGAACCGGAAGTAAGTTATAGAACTCTTAAATCTTATTCTTAAAGCAATTCCAGGGCCTGTAGATGGTGTGACCAGTTCAGTGTCACGGGAAAAAAGGAACAGGATGTGAGTAGCCCTGGGCCCAGAAAATCTATGCACAGATGCCTTCTGAGCACTCTAGATTCTGGCCAGCTGCATCTGAAGTAGGGAGTGAGCAGGAATGGGAAGGGGGAAGGCATTCGAAGCACTTGTGAGAGACTGTGACAGCCAGCTTGAGGGCGGGGTCCTAGATAGTGTTATTACCAACCCTCAGCACTGACAAGCACTCTGAGGTTGGATTGGGCTCTAGCATGGCATACTGGTAAGAAGCACAGACAGGCCACACAGCTGACTTGGTGGCTTAGGAGGTAGCACACCCCAAGACCTGAGAGATCGGGTTTTCTTGGCCACCCAGCAAGAGAAGGTGAAGTTTACTGTTTCTCGTCCAGGCTCATTAACTCTCCATGAACAGTGTAAGCAAGCTGTCAGAGCTCTTGTAGCCTCATTGCGTCCTTGGGCCCGAAGGAAGGACAAGAGTCTTTCTCCATGTAACACAGGCAGGAGAGCTCAGTCTAGAGCAAGGGTCCCCTGCTTCCAGGTCTTCCTTACTCCCTTTCCACTGTGCCACACTGTCGGCCGCTTGTCCGCCTCTGGTTCCTGTCCATGCTCAGATGACATGGTTCCTCCAAAAGTAAGGGCTCACTGTGAAGTCAGGATGCCAGTGGCCCCTTTTTGCCTTCAGCCATCTGTGAGGTAAATGTTGCCCTCTGTGACTGCCTGGATATGGGGTTTGGGTTAAATTGGAGGTGGACATTCTCAGCCTTCACAGGCTCAAAGCCCTTTGACCATTTTTCAAAAGCCCATATTTGGGGGAGGTGGataattgcaaaaataaaaaatgcacatTCACCCACTTTGCTCCAGACAATTAATTCCTGAGGTCTCAATGTTGGGAGACTGTTTAAATATAGAATGAGGTGAATTGTGGCTTTTGGACTTTTAATTGTTCTCATGGAGTCTCGAGAGGACTTAAGGATCCTCGAATGCAATTTCCCACTCTGTGAAAGGGTCCCCTCTAAAACAGCTGGCTGTGGTCGTGGTCACCCCGTCTTAACTTTCACCTGTAGCGGCTGGGAGTTCACTCCAAGGCAGCCCCTGAAGAGAAGATCTTCCATGTTGAATTGCAGTCACCTCTCTGTAACTGTGACTCACTGGTGCAGGTGTGATCCTGCTTCACTGTGACATTCAGCTGTGGGTGGGGGACATGGTAACTTTTTCAGCTCCTCCCATGTTTGGTCCCTCATTATCCTGGCCTGCTGTAGGCACCCAGAACAGGACACAGTGTCAGATGGTCTGACAGTGGCACACGGGCAGTACTACAGCACGTGTTTGGGCAGTTGACGTGGCTCTCTGGACAGCTTTGTCTCCCTGGAGGCTCTTGTTGAACTTCTGGTAGGCCAAAAcctctacattttaaaatgtcctgGAAGTGCTATTAAGTACCTGGTGTCTGTACTTACTTGTACATTTGATTTGTAAGGTTGGGTTTTAATTAGAATGTACACAGGTTTAGTCCAGACACCTAACAGACATCAATGGTGTTGGCATTCATTCTCCATATTTGGAACTTTGCACAAAAGTTCAGAGGATAAAACTTAGGTTGTGTCTCCATTCACAGTCTCAGCCACATGTGTCTGTTTTGGGGCCCTGAGCCTCAGCACAGATAGCTCCCCACATCTGTCACTGGTTTCTGCCGGCCAGGCCTTTGagctgtgagtgagtgagtgttcCTGAAATCACAGGTAGAAAATCTCACAGCAGACAAGGCCTGGGCCCAAGCCCTTTGTTACCCCATTGGAGCCTTCCCGCCTTCCTTCCCACAGGCATGGATCCTTTCTCTTTGGGTAGAATTGCTGAGCCAGACGCTGATTACTGTGATCTGGTCCCCATCTCCACCCAGTTTGCAAGCTGCTGCGAGTAGGTTACACTCAGGTGGTCTCACTCATGAGCCCAATATCCCTTCATCCTGCTGGCTTTCTGCAGGACCATGAGTGGGACCTTCCCTCTCTGGGCATCTGTTTTCTGTTTGGTTGAGTTTAACCTTTCTCCCTGGTTACTACTTAGAGTCCGTTAAAGCAATGTCTAGAGCACATTGTAATATGAAGTAGCACAGTGACCCAAGCTTTTCTCATGTGGAGTGacagccggggggtggggggggggtgctgtgtGCCTTGGCATTTCTAGCCGAATGACCATTTTTTCTCTTGTTCCATTCCAGGCTGAACCCTGTGCCCGGCTCCTACCCCACACAGAGCAGCTACCCTCACCTGTCCCCAAGCCCCCTTGTTGCCCAGATGCAGCATGCCAGTGGCCAGAAACTAgcttcctggccagcctgtgctcctgggcacatgcccagcctgCCTCCCTACCAGCCTGCCTCCGGCCTGTGTTATGTGCAGAACCATTTTGGCACAGCCCCTAGCTCCTGTGCCTACCCAGGTTCCGTAGCGGTCTCCTTAGGGGTCCAGCCCCTcatccccctcaactgccctgcCACTGAATGTTCCAGGGCCCTGCCCACTCCAGAGACTACAGACTCCAAGGAATGCTCAAGGATCCTGATCCCTTGATGGGAAATTTCTAGGGGAATTATCTTACATCTGACCTTCCGAAGAAGGTTCTCTCTGAGCTAAGGTTTTCTtgacaaaaaattatttattaaacacctctgtgccaggctctgtgttgaGTGCTTTGCTATATGTCCTTattactacattttctttttatttatttttatatatttttattgattccagagaggaagggagatggagagagagatagaaacatcaaggtgagagagaatcattgatcggctgcctcttgcacaccccctacgggggatcaagcctgcaacccaggcatgtgctcttgactggaatcgaacctgggacccttcagtccacaggccgatgctctatccactgagccaaaccagctaggcccttatttcattttcatgacAACTTTGTGACGTATAGTTTATTGTCCCCGTTTTGTAGCTGCAGAAGCAAGACTGATGACATGACGACACCTAGCTCTGTAGTGGCACAGCGGGGCTTCTTGGTTGTCAGTAGTCACCAATGGTTCCAGCTCTGCATTTCCTTCCTGTCACTGTGTATCGTACTCGACTGTATAGTGTCTGTCCGCCCTCTGGGACCTCCCAGCCGCTGTGCTCGGCAGTCCCCCGGCATGCATAGTGTTTCCCTGCAGTgactgcccactccccaccccttagACTTCTGCCCCAGAAGTGGTGAGAAGGACAGTGTGAACCGCGGCAGCATGCTGGTGGGTCCATAGTGTTGATGACCTTTGTATAAAGAAACAGCCTCCAACCTGCTGTTGGTTTGTGGTCTCTGTGGTC
This is a stretch of genomic DNA from Myotis daubentonii chromosome 4, mMyoDau2.1, whole genome shotgun sequence. It encodes these proteins:
- the RHBDD2 gene encoding rhomboid domain-containing protein 2 isoform X3; the protein is MLGVSVVRSRMRRALVFGMVVPSVLVPWLLLCASWLIPQTSFLSNVCGLGVGLAYGLTYCYSFDISENIALKLDQKFPFSLMRRISIFKYISGSSAERRAARNRKLNPVPGSYPTQSSYPHLSPSPLVAQMQHASGQKLASWPACAPGHMPSLPPYQPASGLCYVQNHFGTAPSSCAYPGSVAVSLGVQPLIPLNCPATECSRALPTPETTDSKECSRILIP
- the RHBDD2 gene encoding rhomboid domain-containing protein 2 isoform X2, whose protein sequence is MAMAASEPGRRSWCSRPEVPSATFFTALLSLLVSGPRLLLLQPPLPPSGLSLRSDCLRNWQDGLTYCYSFDISENIALKLDQKFPFSLMRRISIFKYISGSSAERRAARNRKLNPVPGSYPTQSSYPHLSPSPLVAQMQHASGQKLASWPACAPGHMPSLPPYQPASGLCYVQNHFGTAPSSCAYPGSVAVSLGVQPLIPLNCPATECSRALPTPETTDSKECSRILIP
- the RHBDD2 gene encoding rhomboid domain-containing protein 2 isoform X4, which codes for MAMAASEPGRRSWCSRPEVPSATFFTALLSLLVSGPRLLLLQPPLPPSGLSLRSDCLRNWQENIALKLDQKFPFSLMRRISIFKYISGSSAERRAARNRKLNPVPGSYPTQSSYPHLSPSPLVAQMQHASGQKLASWPACAPGHMPSLPPYQPASGLCYVQNHFGTAPSSCAYPGSVAVSLGVQPLIPLNCPATECSRALPTPETTDSKECSRILIP
- the RHBDD2 gene encoding rhomboid domain-containing protein 2 isoform X1, which produces MAMAASEPGRRSWCSRPEVPSATFFTALLSLLVSGPRLLLLQPPLPPSGLSLRSDCLRNWQVYRLVTYIFVYENPVSLLCGAIIIWRFAGNFERTVGTVRHCFFTVIFALISAIIYLSFEAVSSLLKLGEVEDARGFTPVAFAMLGVSVVRSRMRRALVFGMVVPSVLVPWLLLCASWLIPQTSFLSNVCGLGVGLAYGLTYCYSFDISENIALKLDQKFPFSLMRRISIFKYISGSSAERRAARNRKLNPVPGSYPTQSSYPHLSPSPLVAQMQHASGQKLASWPACAPGHMPSLPPYQPASGLCYVQNHFGTAPSSCAYPGSVAVSLGVQPLIPLNCPATECSRALPTPETTDSKECSRILIP